TTTACAAAATTGCAAATCGATAACCATTACCTATTTACCCTCGCTCTTGAACATGAGGATCCTGGCCGTATTTTGAATATCCGCAAATCATTGGGACTGGAAAAGTGCATAAGCGAGAATTATCCTGAAGCTCTTAAGCATGCTATTGCTACTGGAAAAGGAGATTAATGTGGGTGTCGAAATAGAACGCAAATTTTTAATTCTTTCCGATGCCTATAAGCAGGGTATAACGGGCAAAGTTTATCGTCAGGGCTATCTAAACTCGGAAAAAGAGCGTATCGTCAGAGTACGCATCGTTGGTGATGAAGGTTTTCTTACCATAAAAGGCCTATCTAAGGGGATCCAGCGGACGGAATTTGAATATGCTATACCTCTGAATGACGCCGGGCATATGCTAGAGAATTTGTGCTTGCAGCCTATCATTGAGAAAACCCGATATTTGATACCCTATGAGGGTCATGTCTGGGAAGTAGATGAATTCCATGGAGAAAACCAAGGGTTGGTAGTGGCAGAAATTGAATTTTCAAGCAAAAATGAGCATTTTTCCAAACCACCCTGGGTCGGAGAAGATGTGAGTCATGACTGGCGCTATTTCAATTCAAATTTGTCGATTCACCCCTATACATCCTGGGAAGACTAATGATCAAGCATATTCTTACAAAAAGGGTAAATCTCCTTATTATTGTGATGGGTCTTACTAGCACTTCCCTGTTTGGAGCAGAGCAGGAGGAGTCCAGCATTGCCTGGGGTATGCTCCTCATGACACTTCTAGGTGGACTCTCCTTATTTCTCTATGGCATGGAGAAGATGAGTGCCGGATTAAAAAAAGCAGCCGGTGCAAGTATGCGAAATATCCTTTCTGCACTGACCAAGAATAGGTTGGTAGCGCTTGTTGTTGGTGCTTTTGTGACCACAATCGTTCAATCAAGTAGTGCCACGACAGTTATGTTGGTAAGTTTTGTTCAGTCCCAGCTTATGACCTTTACCCAGAGCTTGGGAGTCATTCTAGGTGCGGACATCGGCTCCACCGTCACTGCCCAATTAATCGCTTTCAAGGTATCAGATTACGCCCTGATTATGATTATCCTCGGTTTTGGGATCTCCATGTTTGGGAAGTCGGATCACCAAAAAAATCTGGGCGAGTCATTGATGGGATTCGGCATCCTGTTTTACGGCATGAAGCTTATGTCTGATGCCATGGCTCCCCTAAAAACATTTCAGCCATTTATCAGCATTCTTCAAAACTTGGAAAACCCATTACTGGGCATATTAATCGGTGCCATATTCACAGCTCTCATCCAGAGTAGTGGTGCTTTCACCGGAATCATTATTGTGCTCGCTCAACAGGGACTAATTTCACTGGAAGCAGGTATTCCGCTGCTTATGGGAGCAAATATTGGGACATGCGTGACTGCAGGATTAGCCAGCATTGGGGCGAGTAGAGCCGCCAAACGGGTTGCCTTTGCCCATGTAACCTTCAAGATCTTAGGCGTTCTCCTGTTTGTGTTCTGGATACCAACCTATGCAGATTTTATACGTCATATCTCGCCTGCAAGTCATGACCTCGTCGGAGCCAGCTCCAGGCAGATAGCCAATGCTCATACAATATTTAACGTGAGTATCGCCTTCCTCTTTCTACCCTTTACCCATTGGATAGCTGTACTGGTGACGCGAATATTGCCTGATAAACAAGATCTGCTTGCCCTGAACCCCGTAGTATGGCATTTGGATGACAGCAGTATAGAAACACCAGCACTGGCTCTAGATCTTGCCCGAGCTGAGATCGCGAGGATGGCTAAGATTTTAGGGCGCATGCTGGAGGCAGTGATCGAGCCCTTCTTTAAAAGCAATCCAGGTCCAGATAAAATCCACCCCAGCATTTCATTGCTTGAAGGCATTGAAATGCGGGAGAAAAAGGTCGATTATTTGCGTGTGAGAATCTCAGAATATCTCCAAAAGATTGGTCAGAAAAAATTGTCCGATTCTCAAGTATCTGAGGTGTTTGCAATGATGTCCATTGCGAGTTATATGGAAAATATTGGTGATATCATTCAAAGAAGCGTCATGCCACTTATAGTCAAAAAGCGCGCGCTTAGGTTGAATTTTTCAAAGCAGGGTGAGGAGGAACTACTTCATTACCACGTTAAAGTCTGCAAGCAAATCAGTAGATTGCGTGATGTTTTTACCGAAATGGATCTAAAAAAGGCCAAGAACATTATTCTCAAGGAGGAGAAGTATATCGATCTGGAGTCAAAATATCGCATTTTTCATTTGGAACGCATTCATGCAGCCAGGGAAGAATCAGTTCAAACTCATGATATTCATATGGAATTACTGGATCTTTTAAAACGGATCAATGTATATGCTGGCGATATAGCATTAACACTTCTCAGAATGGAAAAAATTGACAACTAATGCAACCTATATCCAAAGACGGAACCATGATATGAAAATAAACATTATAGGGCTTATGCTCATGATCAGTCTGTGCTTATTATCCTGTTGTTCAGAAAGTTCGACCTTTCCCAAAGTCAATGAGACAGGTCATTTGGTGATAAATGAATTCCTGGCCAGTAATGACTCTACCAATACAGATGAGCATGGGGAATATGATGACTGGGTGGAGCTATATAATGGCACAGATAGTATAATAGATATCGCTGGAATGTATATAACAGATGATCCTCTGGACATAAAGCCCTGGCAGATTCCCAGCACAGATCCCACTGCAACCACCATCCCACCAAAGGGATTTCTATTGCTGTGGTGTGATGAGGAAACAGATCAAGGGGTTTTGCATGTGGGGATTAAACTTTCCAGATTAGGCGAGTTTGTTATACTTTTTGAAAGTGATAGGGTAACAGTAATAGATAGTATCCAATTTGGCGAGATGGACACTGGAATTTCTTACGGACGTGAAACTGATGGCAGCCAATTATGGACCCATTTTTCAACCCCCTCACCAGGTAGCTCCAATTGATTGGTCGTGTGATTTGAAATTCATATTCTCTTTGCTGGTGTTATTCATATCAGGGTGTGGATTGTTTAGCTCTGAGGACAAATTCCCCTCCTTGAATCTGATCAGGAGTTCAATTTTGGATGTTTCTGAGCCCTCAGGACTGACCCAGGATGCTTCTGGAAATTTTTTATATTGTGTTAGTGATCCTCCTGTCAATAAAATCCATAAGTTAGATTTAGCCGGAAATTTGATACAGACCCTTGACTATGTTGGGCAGGATCTGGAAGGTATCAGTTATGATACTCGAGATAGCACCATCTGGATTGTGGATGAGGCAGAGACTGAGATTACCCATCTAACAGAGACTGGTCAAATCCTATCTCAAACGCCCATTAACATCTCGATTCCAGATTCCAAAAGTGGGCTGGAAGGTATCTGTTTTCGATCAGGAGAAAATGATATCCATGTCATCAAGCAGCAAAATCCGGCTACAGTCGTAAAGATAGATTCGAATCTAGTAACCCTTGATTCCAAAAACTTTGACAAGGGTATAGATATTACAGGAATTTGCCGTGGAAGAGAGCCTGATGAGTTCCTCATTATCAGCGCGGGGGAGAAACAGTTATATGAGTGGACATGGGAGGGTGGCCTTCTGGCTACCTATAATTTTGATGTTAAGCAAGCTGAGGGAGTTGTCTACGATGCCAGCTCATCGCTTGTGTATATAGTTTGCGATGCTGAAAGTATTCTGTACACATTTGAATTTCCAGAGTGAGATAAATGGACAACAACCGAGATAACCCCATTTTGATTTCAGCTTGCCTCACGGGTGAAGCCTGTCGCTTTGATGGCCAGGG
The genomic region above belongs to Candidatus Neomarinimicrobiota bacterium and contains:
- a CDS encoding SdiA-regulated domain-containing protein, whose product is MDVSEPSGLTQDASGNFLYCVSDPPVNKIHKLDLAGNLIQTLDYVGQDLEGISYDTRDSTIWIVDEAETEITHLTETGQILSQTPINISIPDSKSGLEGICFRSGENDIHVIKQQNPATVVKIDSNLVTLDSKNFDKGIDITGICRGREPDEFLIISAGEKQLYEWTWEGGLLATYNFDVKQAEGVVYDASSSLVYIVCDAESILYTFEFPE
- a CDS encoding lamin tail domain-containing protein; protein product: MKINIIGLMLMISLCLLSCCSESSTFPKVNETGHLVINEFLASNDSTNTDEHGEYDDWVELYNGTDSIIDIAGMYITDDPLDIKPWQIPSTDPTATTIPPKGFLLLWCDEETDQGVLHVGIKLSRLGEFVILFESDRVTVIDSIQFGEMDTGISYGRETDGSQLWTHFSTPSPGSSN
- a CDS encoding Na/Pi cotransporter family protein; translation: MIKHILTKRVNLLIIVMGLTSTSLFGAEQEESSIAWGMLLMTLLGGLSLFLYGMEKMSAGLKKAAGASMRNILSALTKNRLVALVVGAFVTTIVQSSSATTVMLVSFVQSQLMTFTQSLGVILGADIGSTVTAQLIAFKVSDYALIMIILGFGISMFGKSDHQKNLGESLMGFGILFYGMKLMSDAMAPLKTFQPFISILQNLENPLLGILIGAIFTALIQSSGAFTGIIIVLAQQGLISLEAGIPLLMGANIGTCVTAGLASIGASRAAKRVAFAHVTFKILGVLLFVFWIPTYADFIRHISPASHDLVGASSRQIANAHTIFNVSIAFLFLPFTHWIAVLVTRILPDKQDLLALNPVVWHLDDSSIETPALALDLARAEIARMAKILGRMLEAVIEPFFKSNPGPDKIHPSISLLEGIEMREKKVDYLRVRISEYLQKIGQKKLSDSQVSEVFAMMSIASYMENIGDIIQRSVMPLIVKKRALRLNFSKQGEEELLHYHVKVCKQISRLRDVFTEMDLKKAKNIILKEEKYIDLESKYRIFHLERIHAAREESVQTHDIHMELLDLLKRINVYAGDIALTLLRMEKIDN
- a CDS encoding CYTH domain-containing protein, which translates into the protein MGVEIERKFLILSDAYKQGITGKVYRQGYLNSEKERIVRVRIVGDEGFLTIKGLSKGIQRTEFEYAIPLNDAGHMLENLCLQPIIEKTRYLIPYEGHVWEVDEFHGENQGLVVAEIEFSSKNEHFSKPPWVGEDVSHDWRYFNSNLSIHPYTSWED